In a single window of the Alosa sapidissima isolate fAloSap1 chromosome 18, fAloSap1.pri, whole genome shotgun sequence genome:
- the lrrc8ab gene encoding volume-regulated anion channel subunit LRRC8A translates to MIPITELRYFVDTQPAYRILKPWWDVFTDYLSVVMLMIAVFGGTLQVTQDKMICLPCKWVVNKTCRKYFNSTLSAAQLLEPKGIQYNLDRHQYNYVDAVCYENKLHWFAKYFPYLVLLHTLIFLACSNFWFKFPWTSSKLEHFVSILLKCFDSPWTTRALSETVVEESDPKALGKMNGSLDKKASCLSDDVEATVSMIPPMYRIEQGIVDHSDSGVLDKKEGEQAKALFEKVKKFRIHVEEGDIVYRLYIRQTTIKVIKFIVIICYTGFYVHNIQFHVDCSVDIENLTGYQMYHCTHPLATLFKILACFYISLVVVYGVICMYTLGWMLRRSLKKYSFESIREESSYSDIPDVKNDFAFMLHMIDQYDPLYSKRFAVFLSEVSENKLRQLNLNNEWTLDKLRQRITKNSQEKLELHLFMLGGIPDTVFDLVELEVLKLELIPDVTIPPIIAQLTNLREMWLYHTPARIEAPALAFLRENLKALHIKFTDIKEIPLWIYSLKNLSELHLTGNLSSDNNRYIVIDGLRELKRLKVLRLKSNLTKLPQVVTDVGVHLQKLSVNNEGTKLMVLNSLKKMVNLSELELVRCDLERIPHSIFSLHNLQEIDLKDNNLKTIEEIISFQHLHRLVCLKLWYNQIAYIPIQIGTLTNLERLYLNRNKIEKIPSQLFFCRKLRFIDLSHNNLTSIPADIGFLQNLQYFAVTSNRIEILPPELFQCKKLRALNLGNNYLQVLPSRFGELTSLQQLELRGNRLEGLPVELGECHLLRRSAINVEEDLFKTLPTEVKEKLWRSDKDAS, encoded by the exons ATGATACCCATTACGGAGCTGCGTTATTTTGTGGATACCCAACCTGCATACCGCATCCTGAAACCATGGTGGGATGTTTTCACGGATTACCTTTCTGTGGTGATGTTGATGATAGCTGTGTTTGGAGGAACACTGCAGGTCACTCAAGACAAAATGATTTGCTTGCCTTGCAAATGGGTGGTAAACAAGACTTGCAGGAAGTATTTTAACTCCACCCTCTCCGCAGCTCAACTCTTAGAACCTAAAGGTATCCAGTACAACCTTGACCGTCACCAGTACAACTACGTGGATGCTGTCTGTTATGAGAATAAACTCCACTGGTTTGCCAAGTATTTCCCATACCTAGTGCTACTGCATACCCTAATTTTTTTGGCATGTAGCAACTTCTGGTTTAAGTTCCCTTGGACAAGCTCTAAACTCGAGCATTTTGTATCCATTTTGCTGAAATGTTTTGACTCCCCTTGGACAACACGAGCGCTTTCAGAGACAGTGGTTGAGGAGAGCGACCCTAAAGCACTAGGAAAAATGAACGGGTCATTGGACAAGAAAGCGTCGTGTCTCAGTGATGATGTTGAGGCCACGGTTTCCATGATTCCCCCCATGTACCGTATTGAACAAGGCATTGTGGACCACTCCGATTCTGGTGTCCTGGACAAAAAAGAGGGCGAACAGGCCAAAGCTCTATTTGAAAAGGTTAAAAAATTTCGCATACATGTAGAAGAAGGGGACATAGTGTACAGACTGTATATTCGGCAGACCACCATAAAAGTAATTAAGTTCATAGTGATTATCTGCTACACAGGCTTTTATGTACATAACATTCAGTTCCATGTTGATTGCAGTGTGGATATTGAGAATCTCACTGGCTATCAAATGTACCATTGTACGCACCCCCTTGCAACCCTCTTCAAAATTCTTGCTTGCTTTTATATAAGTCTTGTAGTTGTTTATGGGGTTATCTGCATGTACACTTTGGGTTGGATGCTCCGTCGTTCTCTCAAAAAGTACTCTTTTGAGTCCATTAGAGAAGAAAGTAGCTATAGTGATATACCTGATGTCAAAAATGACTTTGCTTTCATGCTTCATATGATAGACCAGTATGACCCCCTTTACTCTAAGCGGTTTGCGGTTTTCCTGTCTGAGGTGAGCGAAAATAAACTGAGGCAGCTTAATCTTAACAATGAGTGGACACTGGACAAACTTAGGCAGCGAATCACTAAAAACTCTCAGGAAAAGCTTGAGCTCCATCTCTTTATGCTGGGTGGTATCCCAGATACTGTATTTGATCTGGTTGAGCTTGAGGTCTTAAAACTTGAGTTGATACCGGATGTTACCATACCGCCAATTATTGCCCAACTCACTAACCTGAGGGAGATGTGGCTTTATCACACACCCGCGAGAATAGAGGCACCTGCTCTAGCGTTTCTGCGTGAGAATCTAAAAGCCCTACACATAAAATTCACCGATATCAAGGAAATCCCACTGTGGATCTATAGTCTAAAGAATCTTAGTGAGTTGCACCTCACAGGCAATCTTAGTTCAGACAACAATCGATACATAGTTATTGACGGGTTACGGGAATTAAAGAGACTGAAGGTTTTGCGACTGAAAAGCAACCTCACAAAGTTGCCACAGGTTGTTACAGATGTTGGGGTGCACCTGCAGAAACTGTCAGTGAATAACGAAGGCACAAAACTGATGGTACTGAACAGCCTGAAGAAAATGGTGAACCTATCAGAATTGGAGCTTGTACGGTGTGACTTGGAGCGCATTCCTCACTCAATATTCAGCCTCCACAATCTTCAAGAGATTGACTTGAAGGACAACAACTTGAAAACCATTGAGGAAATCATAAGCTTCCAGCACCTCCATCGACTTGTTTGCCTCAAACTCTGGTACAACCAGATTGCCTACATTCCTATCCAGATAGGCACCCTGACAAATTTGGAGAGACTCTACCTGAATCGAAATAAAATTGAGAAAATACCAAGCCAACTCTTCTTCTGCCGCAAATTGCGGTTTATTGACTTGAGTCACAACAACCTTACTTCTATACCAGCTGACATTGGGTTCTTACAAAATCTACAGTACTTTGCTGTGACATCAAACAGG ATTGAAATTCTCCCCCCTGAGCTGTTCCAGTGCAAAAAGCTGCGTGCACTAAACCTAGGGAATAACTACTTGCAAGTTTTACCATCTCGCTTCGGTGAACTCACAAGCCTCCAGCAGCTGGAGCTCCGAGGCAATCGATTGGAAGGTCTACCTGTTGAACTAGGGGAGTGCCATTTGCTGAGAAGGAGTGCAATAAACGTTGAAGAAGACCTTTTCAAAACCTTACCTACTGAAGTCAAGGAAAAACTGTGGCGCTCAGACAAAGATGCATCATGA
- the ppil3 gene encoding peptidyl-prolyl cis-trans isomerase-like 3 — MAVTLHTDLGDLKIELFCERAPKACENFLALSAGGFYDGCIFHRNIKGFMVQTGDPTGTGKGGTSIWGRKFEDEFSEHLKHNVRGVVAMANNGPNTNASQFYFIYAKQPHLDMKYTVFGKIIDGLETLDELEKLPINEKTFRPLNDVRIKDVTLHANPFAG; from the exons ATG GCAGTGACTCTACATACAGACTTGGGGGATTTAAAGATCGAATTGTTTTGTGAACGTGCCCCGAAGGCATGCGAG AATTTCTTGGCTTTATCTGCTGGTGGATTCTACGATGGATGCATTTTTCACCGAAACATCAAAGGCTTCATGGTACAGACTGGGGACCCCACAG GAACTGGAAAGGGTGGAACAAGTATTTGGGGGCGCAAATTTGAAGATGAGTTCAGCGAACACCTGAAA CATAATGTCCGTGGTGTGGTCGCCATGGCAAACAATGGTCCAAACACAAATGCATCACAGTTCTACTTCATCTATGCCAAGCAGCCGCACTTGGACATGAAGTACACCGTCTTTGGAAa gATTATTGATGGTTTGGAAACTCTTGACGAATTGGAGAAACTCCCAATCAATGAGAAGACTTTTCGACCGTTGAATGATGTCCGTATAAAGGATGTGACACTCCATGCAAACCCATTTGCTGGTTAA